The following proteins are encoded in a genomic region of Xenopus laevis strain J_2021 chromosome 3L, Xenopus_laevis_v10.1, whole genome shotgun sequence:
- the LOC121401523 gene encoding small lysine-rich protein 1-like isoform X2: protein MQPTKSPKTKGPGKSSSKGKKSKKSKKTKAPKPEVDILSPAAMLNAYYISHNAVDCLSFRGFTWPGEPKKKGKRGKKK, encoded by the coding sequence CCTACCAAAAGTCCCAAAACGAAAGGTCCAGGTAAATCAAGCAGCAAAGGCAAGAAGTCAAAAAAGTCAAAGAAGACTAAAGCACCAAAACCAGAGGTGGATATACTCAGTCCAGCTGCCATGCTCAACGCTTACTATATTTCCCACAATGCTGTGGACTGCCTAAGCTTTCGTGGTTTTACTTGGCCTGGAGAAccaaagaagaaaggaaaaagaggaaagaaaaaataa